From Mucilaginibacter gotjawali:
ACCTTAGCTTGGACGATATTAAAGATTTTCGCCAGTTAAACAGCAAAACTGCCGGCCACCCCGAATATGGTTTATGCCCCGGGGTTGACGTAACTACCGGCCCCTTAGGCCAGGGTTTTGCAAACGGTGTAGGCTTTGCTATCGCGCAAAAACATTTGGCATCACGCTATAACAAGCCTGGTTTCAACCTTTTTGATTACCATGTTTACGCTATTGTGAGCGATGGCGACATGATGGAAGGGGTAACTTCAGAAGCGGCTTCGTTAGCCGGCCACCTGGAACTGGGCAATATTATTTATTTGTACGATGATAACCATATTTCGATAGAGGGCGCTACGGATATTACCTTTAACGAAGATGTTAGCGAACGCTTCCGTTCATACGGATGGCACGTACAGGACCTGCCCGATGTTAATGATACGCATGCTTTGGAACTGGCCATCACCAATGCTAAAGCCGAAACGCAAAAACCATCATTGATCCGAGTTCGTTCACTTATCGCTTATGGTAGCCCCAATAAATCAGGCACCGCCGGTTCTCACGGTTCGCCGCTGGGTGCCGACGAAGTAAAACTGGTTAAGCAATTCTTCGGGTTTGATCCGGAGAAATCATTCTACGTGCCTGATGAGGTAAAAGAATTTTATCATAAAGCAGGCGAAAAAGGCATCGAAAAAGAAGCCAAATGGAATAAACTATTCAGCGATTATAAAGCACAATTCCCTGAACTTGCCGAAGAATACGAGTTGGCAACCAAAGGCGAGCTGCCAAAGGGATGGGCGGATGACCTGCCGGTATTTAAAGCGACTGACCCTAAAGTAGCAACACGTGTGGCATCAGGAAAAGCATTAAACGCCCTTGCTGCAAAAATCCCTTACTTAATTGGCGGCGCGGCAGATTTGGCCCCGTCAACAGAAACAAATTTAAAGGGTTTCGATTCCTTCACTTCCGAAAATCGCGGAGGCCGTAATTTTCACTTTGGAATCCGCGAGCATGCCATGGGGTCGGCATTAAACGGTATGGCCTTAACCGCAGGGGTAATTCCTTTCGGGGCGACTTTCCTGATGTTCAGCGAATACATGCGCCCTCCTATCCGCCTGGCTTCTATTATGCAGGTGAGCCCGATATTTGTTTATACGCACGACAGTATCGGCCTTGGAGAAGACGGTACTACCCACCAGCCGATTGAACAACTGGCTTCCCTCCGCTCCATACCAAGGATCACTGTTATCCGCCCTGCCGATGCCAACGAAACCGTACAAGCATGGAAGGTTGCCGTTGAACATAAAGGCGGCCCGGTTGTGTTAGTGTTTACCCGCCAGGGGTTACCGATCCTTGACCAGGATAAATATGGCAAAGCTACAGGATTAGCCAAAGGCGCCTATGTATTATCAGAGGCAAGTAAAACTCCTGAAATTATTTTAATTGCAACAGGTTCTGAAGTAGCTTTGATTATGGAGGCCCAGGTTAAACTGGAGGCTGAAGGTATTTCAACCCGCGTGGTAAGTATGCCATCGTGGGAATTATTTGAAAAACAGGATGCTGCGTACAAAGAAAGCGTGTTCCCTAAGGCTATTAAAAAACGTTTGGCCGTTGAAATGGCGTCGCCAATGGGCTGGCATAAATATGTTACCGACGAAGGTGACATTTTAGGCATGACCACTTTCGGCGAATCAGCACCGGCAGAAGAGCTGTACAAGCATTTTGGCTTTACGGTGGATAACGTGGTAAAGAGGGCGAAAGCACTCTAATATAGATGTGAGAAATTAGATGTGAGACGTGAGATTTTCGGTCTTCTATTCTACTCTTTCCCACAAAATGTTAAGATTAGAGATATGAGATATGAGGCAAGTCTAATTGGATTTGCCTTATATCTCATATCTCAAATCTCAAATCTGAGAATATGAAAATAGGAATTGCAGCCGATCACGGCGGATATAAACTAAAAGAAGTTATTCATCCTTTCCTGGTAAAGCTGGGGCATGAGGTGATTGACTTTGGCGCTTACAAGCTGGACAACCAGGACGATTACCCGGATTTTGTGATCCCGCTGGCCGAAGCGGTAGCAAACGGCGAAGTTGACCGTGGCATAGCCGTTTGCGGGAGCGGCGTTGGCGCCTCAGTTGCAGCCAACAAGGTACACGGCGTTAGGGCAGCGCTCATCAATGATCATTTTTCGGCACACCAGGGCGTTGAGGACGACGACCTGAACATGCTTTGCCTTGGTGGCAGGGTTACCGGCAATATGGCTGCTGAAGAGTATGTCACCGCTTTTTTAAATGCACAATTTACTGCTGCCGAGAGGCATTTACGCCGTTTGGGCAAAGTGCACGAACTGGAAAAAAGAGATTAGTTAATTACAGAAATATCTTTCGGACTTCCGGACTACCGGACTTTCGGACTAAAATAAAGCATCATGGAAACAAACAAAGTAAAACAAATACACAGCTTTGGCCAAAGTATCTGGCTGGATTTTATCGACCGCGAGATCATGTCCTCGGGCAAATTGCAAAAATTGATCGATGCTGACGGTGTAAGAGGCGTTACCTCAAACCCGGCTATTTTTGAAAAAGCGATCACCAGCAGTTCGGACTACGATGCCGATATCCGCAAATTATCAGACAGCGACAAAACCAACGAAGAGATCTTCTTCGGTTTGGCTATTGAAGATATTAAAAATGCCACTGACCTTTTTAAAGGGATTTATGACGAATCAAAAGGCGTAGATGGTTATGTAAGCCTGGAAGTTTCGCCATTTTTAGCGCTTGATGCAGAAGGAACTGCTAAACAAGCTGAAGAACTTTGGAAAGCCGTTGACCGCAAAAACGTGATGATCAAAATCCCGGGCACAAAACCCGGTTTGCAAGCCATCAGGCAATCAATTGGCAAAGGCATCAATATTAACGTAACCCTATTGTTCGGCTTACCACGTTACGAAGAAGTGGCAGAGGCATACATAGCAGGTTTGGAAGACCATTTAGCAGCCGGCCATAACATCGGTCACATTTCATCTGTTGCAAGCTTCTTTTTAAGCCGCATAGATGTTTTGGTTGACCCGTTACTGGACGAAAAAAGCCTGGGCGACCTGAAAGGCGAAGTTGCCATCGCGTCAGCAAAAAAAGCTTACGAAATTTACAAAAGAGTATTCAGCGGCCCGCGTTGGGAAGCATTGGCTGCCAAAGGCGCCAAAGTACAACGCCTGCTTTGGGCAAGTACCAGCAGCAAAAACCCTGCTTTTAAAGATACCAAATATGTTGAAGCATTAATCGGCGCAGATACCGTTGATACTGTTCCTTTGGAAACTATTGAAGCTTTCCGCGACCACGGCATTGCCGCCAATGTTTTGGAAGACGGACTGGATAAAGCAACCGAAACATTAGACCGCCTGAAAGCAGCCGGTATTGATCTGGACAAACTTACCCAGCAATTGGAAGACGAAGGCATTGATAAATTTAACAAGCCTTTTGAGAAATTGCTGAACGCTATTGAAGACCAGAAAACTAAAGTTTAAAAAATTTGGAAGCTACATCGGTAAAGATCCTGTTCTTTGACATAGGCGGCGTACTGCTGAGCAATGGCTGGGGGCATGAAGGACGAAAAGAGGCGGCTGAAAAATTTGGCCTTGATTACGAAGAGGTGAACGCCCTGCACAATTTTATATTTAACGTATATGAAATTGGCAGCATCAGTTTGGATGAATACCTGGATACGGTGGTTTTTAACCATCCGCGCGATTTTACCAGGGAAGATTTTAAGGAGTTCATCTATAAGCAAAGCGTTGAATTGCCTGATACCCTGAAATGGCTGAAGGAGTGGCGAAAAACCTGTGGCTTCAGGATCATTTCTATCAATAACGAGGGAAAGGAACTGAATGATTACCGGGTGAAGAAATTCAAACTGCATGAGTGCTTCGATGCTTTCATTTCTTCCTGCGAAGTAAAGATGCGCAAACCCGACCCAAGGATATTCAGCCTGGCAATGGGCGTGGCATTGGCCCAGCCCAGCCAATGCGTATATTTTGATGACAGGATCATGTTTGTAAGGGCCGCCCAAAAACTAGGCATCAGGGCTTTTCAGCACACCGATTTTGAATCAACCAAAAGAATATTAGAAGAACTTAAACAAGAAACATTCCAACCAAATGAGCAATACATCAAATAAATATGCTTTCGGTATGATAGGCCTGGGCACCATGGGCCGCAGCCTGCTGCTAAACATGGCCGATCATGGTTATGCCGTGGCCGGGCACGATAAAGACGCAGCGAAA
This genomic window contains:
- a CDS encoding RpiB/LacA/LacB family sugar-phosphate isomerase — its product is MKIGIAADHGGYKLKEVIHPFLVKLGHEVIDFGAYKLDNQDDYPDFVIPLAEAVANGEVDRGIAVCGSGVGASVAANKVHGVRAALINDHFSAHQGVEDDDLNMLCLGGRVTGNMAAEEYVTAFLNAQFTAAERHLRRLGKVHELEKRD
- the tkt gene encoding transketolase codes for the protein MNATTQDIETLGIDTVRILSADAVQKANSGHPGTAMALAPMGHVLWTKFLNYNPKNPHWNNRDRFILSCGHACILQYNFLYLTGYDLSLDDIKDFRQLNSKTAGHPEYGLCPGVDVTTGPLGQGFANGVGFAIAQKHLASRYNKPGFNLFDYHVYAIVSDGDMMEGVTSEAASLAGHLELGNIIYLYDDNHISIEGATDITFNEDVSERFRSYGWHVQDLPDVNDTHALELAITNAKAETQKPSLIRVRSLIAYGSPNKSGTAGSHGSPLGADEVKLVKQFFGFDPEKSFYVPDEVKEFYHKAGEKGIEKEAKWNKLFSDYKAQFPELAEEYELATKGELPKGWADDLPVFKATDPKVATRVASGKALNALAAKIPYLIGGAADLAPSTETNLKGFDSFTSENRGGRNFHFGIREHAMGSALNGMALTAGVIPFGATFLMFSEYMRPPIRLASIMQVSPIFVYTHDSIGLGEDGTTHQPIEQLASLRSIPRITVIRPADANETVQAWKVAVEHKGGPVVLVFTRQGLPILDQDKYGKATGLAKGAYVLSEASKTPEIILIATGSEVALIMEAQVKLEAEGISTRVVSMPSWELFEKQDAAYKESVFPKAIKKRLAVEMASPMGWHKYVTDEGDILGMTTFGESAPAEELYKHFGFTVDNVVKRAKAL
- a CDS encoding HAD family hydrolase, translated to MEATSVKILFFDIGGVLLSNGWGHEGRKEAAEKFGLDYEEVNALHNFIFNVYEIGSISLDEYLDTVVFNHPRDFTREDFKEFIYKQSVELPDTLKWLKEWRKTCGFRIISINNEGKELNDYRVKKFKLHECFDAFISSCEVKMRKPDPRIFSLAMGVALAQPSQCVYFDDRIMFVRAAQKLGIRAFQHTDFESTKRILEELKQETFQPNEQYIK
- the tal gene encoding transaldolase; translated protein: METNKVKQIHSFGQSIWLDFIDREIMSSGKLQKLIDADGVRGVTSNPAIFEKAITSSSDYDADIRKLSDSDKTNEEIFFGLAIEDIKNATDLFKGIYDESKGVDGYVSLEVSPFLALDAEGTAKQAEELWKAVDRKNVMIKIPGTKPGLQAIRQSIGKGININVTLLFGLPRYEEVAEAYIAGLEDHLAAGHNIGHISSVASFFLSRIDVLVDPLLDEKSLGDLKGEVAIASAKKAYEIYKRVFSGPRWEALAAKGAKVQRLLWASTSSKNPAFKDTKYVEALIGADTVDTVPLETIEAFRDHGIAANVLEDGLDKATETLDRLKAAGIDLDKLTQQLEDEGIDKFNKPFEKLLNAIEDQKTKV